The proteins below come from a single Piscinibacter gummiphilus genomic window:
- a CDS encoding nucleotide pyrophosphohydrolase gives MTTMNLTDLQAELRHFAAERDWQPFHTPKNLSTALMVEAAELAEIFQWMTPEQSQQASLDPEQQARIADEMADVLLYLLQVADHCEVDVARAVAHKLAANAQRFPPVRTIARASPAHAVVPGVHVLLDYENVQPSESALRALVPDASQVWVFHGPHQRQVEKHFAGFGDAVTAVPISKVGKNALDFHLSFYVGYIASRNPLATLVVIANDKGYEPMLAHARDLGFAARQLGHAKPKRTVAAKAPAAKKTVAKKAAAKTTPEKAPAAKTTTAKASAVKATPAQKTAAKKAPAKKTAAKEATARKATATPTPAAKKAAPARKAATTRAKAQAPQAAATPPASNDAATLKHLSQSLRKMGDARPTKVKSLWRLLKSLIGAEATDDAVEQALTRLTSEGVVRVNSVTGVSYPQFAAPEPASRGR, from the coding sequence GAGGCCGCGGAGCTGGCCGAGATCTTCCAGTGGATGACGCCGGAGCAGTCGCAGCAGGCGAGCCTCGACCCCGAGCAGCAGGCCCGCATCGCCGACGAGATGGCTGACGTGCTGCTGTACCTGCTGCAGGTGGCCGACCACTGCGAGGTGGACGTGGCGCGGGCCGTCGCGCACAAGCTCGCCGCCAACGCCCAGCGCTTCCCGCCCGTGCGGACCATCGCCCGCGCTTCGCCGGCGCACGCGGTGGTGCCGGGTGTGCACGTGCTGCTCGACTACGAGAACGTGCAGCCCTCGGAGAGTGCACTGCGCGCCCTGGTGCCCGATGCGAGCCAGGTGTGGGTCTTCCACGGCCCGCACCAGCGGCAGGTGGAGAAGCACTTCGCGGGCTTCGGCGATGCGGTGACCGCCGTGCCCATCAGCAAGGTCGGCAAGAACGCGCTCGACTTTCACCTGTCCTTCTACGTCGGCTACATCGCCTCGCGCAACCCGCTGGCCACGCTGGTGGTGATCGCCAACGACAAGGGCTACGAGCCCATGCTCGCGCACGCCCGCGACCTGGGCTTCGCGGCGCGACAGCTGGGGCACGCCAAGCCCAAGCGGACGGTGGCCGCGAAGGCGCCCGCTGCAAAGAAGACGGTGGCGAAGAAGGCGGCTGCGAAGACGACGCCTGAGAAGGCGCCGGCCGCGAAAACGACGACGGCCAAGGCGAGCGCCGTGAAGGCGACCCCCGCGCAAAAGACCGCTGCGAAGAAGGCACCCGCCAAGAAGACGGCGGCCAAGGAGGCGACGGCCAGGAAGGCGACGGCGACACCCACTCCCGCGGCGAAGAAGGCGGCACCGGCCAGGAAGGCGGCCACCACCCGGGCCAAGGCGCAGGCGCCCCAAGCTGCGGCCACGCCGCCCGCCTCGAACGACGCTGCCACCCTCAAGCACCTGAGCCAGAGCCTGCGCAAGATGGGCGATGCGCGGCCGACCAAGGTGAAGTCCCTGTGGCGCCTGCTCAAGTCGCTCATCGGCGCCGAGGCCACCGACGATGCGGTGGAGCAGGCCCTCACGCGGCTCACCAGCGAGGGTGTGGTGAGGGTCAACTCGGTGACCGGCGTGTCCTACCCACAGTTCGCGGCGCCGGAGCCGGCGTCGCGGGGCCGTTGA